CGGGGACCCGCACCGGCACCACCGCCAGCCGGTAGTAGAGATCCGCCCGGAAGCGCCCCGCGGCCACCTCCGCCTTCAGATCGCGGTGCGTGGCCGCCACCACGCGCACGTCCACGTCCCGCGCGGCGTTGTCACCCACCCGGCGCACCGTGCCCGACTCCAGCACCCGAAGCAGCTTCGGCTGGAGCTCCAGGGGAAGCTCGCCCACCTCGTCCAGGAAGACCGTGCCGCCATGTGCCTGCACCAGGTGCCCCTGGCGATCGGCATGCGCCCCCGTGAAGGCGCCCTTCGCGTGCCCGAACAGCTCGCTCTCGATGAGCGAGGGCACCACCGCCCCACAGTCCACGATGACGAAGGGCTTGTCGCTCCGGGGAGAGGCCTGGTGGAGCGCCTCGGCCAGCAGCTCCTTGCCGGTGCCCGTCTCTCCCAGCAACAGCACGGAGAAGGAGGAGCGCGCGGCCCGCTCCAGCACGCCGAAGAGACGCTGCATCGCGGCGCTCCGCCCCAGCGCGCGTCCGAAGGCGGTGCGCGGCGCGGGCTCGGCGCCCTCCTCGGACGGCTCGGGCACGACGAGCAGCGTCGTCTTGCCGAGCGTGAAGCGCGCCTCGCTGGCCACGGTGACCTCATGGATGCGCACCCCCAGGGACCAGGTGCCATTGCGCGAGCCCACATCCCGAACTCGCACGCCCTCCGGCCGGGCTTGCAGCTCCAGGTGGACCCGCGACACCGTCGGATCGCTCAGCCGCAGGCCGCCCTCCACCTGGGTGCCCACGAGCAACGTCCCTTCGAGGGGGAGCTCCTGCCGCGCGTCCGGCCCCATCTCCACCACCACGCGGAAACGGGGGCCACGCGACTCTGGCCGCCCCTCCGTCAGGGCTCCGGGGGACAACGGTTCGGTGGAGGAAACACCCATGAGGTATGCCAAAATACGGCCGCCCATGGCTCCCCACAAGCACCCCTCCTCGTGCGCCACTTGCGGGCTGCCTCTCCCTTTCCCCGGCGCCTCCTGCACGGAGTGCACCGCCATCACCCAGCACGCCGGTGAGGCGGGGGGGCGCCCCCCGCGCATCCCAGCGCGGCGTCCCCTGACTCCGGGTGACGTGCTGGAGGGCAAGTGGCGGCTGGAGGAGCTGCTGGGTGCCGGAGGCATGGGCCAGGTGTACCGGGCCCGGGACCTCGCGCTCGAGCGCACCGTGGCCGTCAAGCTGCTTCACGAAGCCCTGTGCGAGGACCCGAAGAGCGTGGCGCGCTTCGAACGGGAGGCGCGGGCGATGGCGCGGCTGGAGCACCCGCACATCACCCCCATCTACGCGGTCGGCCAGCAGGAAGGGCGTCCGTTCATCGTGATGAAGCACCTGGAGGGGATGTCCCTGGCGCGCTACCTGCGCTCGGTGCCCGGTCCCCTGCCCGTCTCGGAAGTGCTCGCCCTGGCGCGACAGTTGTGCACAGGGCTGGACTTCATCCACCAGCGCGGCTGCGTCCACCGTGACATCAAGCCGGGGAACATCTTCCTGTCGCCCGGCGGACACGCCACGCTGCTCGACTTCGGCATCCTCTGGGAGCACCGCGGCGAGGAAGCCACCCGGAGTGGCGCTCGGCTCGGCACGCCCAGCTACATGGCGCCGGAGCAGGCCCGAGGCGAGCCCGTCGACGCCCGCGCCGACCAGTTTTCCCTGGGGCTGGTGCTGCTGGAGATGTTGACGGGCCTGCCCCCGGCGAGCACCTGCCGGCTCCTGGGTGAAGGGCCACGGGATGCGGCACGAGCGATCCGTGAGCAGGCGCCGTGGCTGTCGCTGCCACTGGCGGAGGTGCTCGTACGGGCCACCGCGCCCAACCCGGAGCAGCGCCATGCGGGCGCACTCGCGCTGCTCGCGGCCCTGGAGGCGGCGGAGCTCGCGCCCCCCGCGGCGGAACCATCCCCGACCCCTCCCCCGGCACCGGTTCCGGTCGGGAGCGGGAGACGCATGCGGCGCATGTCCATGGCGCTGCTGGGCGTCGCGAGCGTGGGAGCGCTCCTCGCCGCGATGCTCGCTTCCCGGAGCACGGGGCAGCTCCCGGTCGCGCCAGCGTCGTCGGCTCCGGGCTCCGTGTCGGCAGCCGCCACCGCGCCAGCCTCCGCCACTCCGAGCCCACCGCGGGAAACCACCCCCGACCGGGACGCCGCCGCCCCTGCCGTGGCACCCGCCTCCGAGGAGCCGCCTCCCGCGAAGACGACTCCCCACCGGACCGGAGCGCAGGCGTCGCTCGCGTCATCCGCCGTGGGGAGCAACGCCCGGCAGCGGGGCGCCAGGAAGGGCCAGGGGGAGTTGCGCGTGGTGACCGTGCACGAGGGCAAGACGGTCTGGGCCAACGTCAGCGTGGACGGCCAGCACCACGGCGCCACCCCGGTGTCCCTCGAGCTGCCCCAGGGGCGGCACTCCGTGCGCGTGGAACGCGGTGGCTTCGCCACGGAGGAACGCCAAGTCGAGGTTTCCCCGGGAAGGAAAGCAGTGGTACGCATCGAACTCCACGAATGAGCGCTCCACTGTTGGTGATGTCGCTGCTCCTCTCGTCCAGCGCACCCGTCGAAGGGCACCGCGCGCTGGATGCGGCGCTCCAGGCCCTGTCCGAAGGGGACTTCGAGTCCGCGCTCTCCCGTGTGGAGGCGGAGCTGAAGCGGACCCGTGACGAGGCCCTCGTCGCGCGGCTGCACCTGGTCCGAGGCGAGGTGTACGCGGCGCTCCGCCAGTACGCCCGGATGGAGGCCGCCTTCGCCCAGGCGCTCGAGTCGGACCCGGACGCGCGCCTGGACCCGGAGCGCGTGCAGCCCACCGTGGTGACGCTCTTCGAGAGTCTGCGCGAGCGGCTCCGGGGTGAGTTGGCCGTCGAGGTCGAGCCTTCCGGAGCGGAGCTGCGTCTCGATGGACGGCCGCTCGGACAGGCGCCCTGGCGGGGCCCGGTCCCCATCGGAACGCACACCCTGGACGTGGGCCCGGGGATGACCACGCTCCAGGTCAAGGTGCGCCCCGGCCGGACGGAACAGGTGCGCGTCGTCCTTCCACCGGTGGCCTCGGAGGGGACGCCCCTGTCCGGACTCGAGCTCAGCGCCCAGCTCCGGGCCGCGCTGGGCCTGTCCCCTCTGTCGGGCGTGGGAATGGAGGCGGGCGCGAGGCTGGCGGGTACGTATGTCTATGGCGAGCTCAACGCCACCGCGGGACGCCGGTTCGGCGCGTCCGCGCGCCTGGGAGCCCAGGCGCCGGAGCTCGTGGGTCCGCTGACGTTCTTCCTCTCACTGGATGCGTATGCCCTGGGAGGACCGGTCCTCTTCGGCGGCGGGCTGTCCGCCGGAGCGAGCCTCCCCCTCTCCACGAAGTTCGACCTCTTCGCGGAGCTGAGCGGACGCTGGCTCCCCGCGAGCTCCTCGTACGGGACCACGCACCTGCTGGGCCTCGCCGGACTGCGCTTCACTCCAGGCAGGTAGCAAAGGCGGAGGCCCCGGCCCCACCCCACCTCCATGCCTCGCGCATCCGCCGCGGTCCAGCCTCAGAACCAGGCCAGGAGCGGAAGACGAAGGCTGAAGAGGCCCCCTCCCGACGCGGAGAGCGAGAACCCGAAGCTCGGCCCACGCATCAGCAGCCCGAGGATCGCCATCCCGATGCTCGCGGCGACCACCTTGCGGCCCGTGACGAGCGAGTGCAGGAAGGAGGTCTCGTAGTTGATGCCCACGTAGCGGATGGCGAAGAGCAGCCCGATGGGCAGCACGGGGAAGCCATCGACGGTGAACCAGACGGTGGAGAAGGCCATCAGCTTGTAGAAGGTCGCACGGCTCAGGTGGAAGCGGTCGTCGTGAACGGTGTCCATGAGGCTCCTCTGGAAAAGAGTTGCCCTGGGCACCGAGCACATCCCAGGCCAACACCCGTGGACGTCATTCCGGTCACCTGGCGGGAAGACCCGTCCACCCATGAGACACCCAGTCCCGTTCATGAGCCGAGGGGCGGGCGGACGGGAGCGCGCTCCGGCGCTGGCGCTCAGGCACCGATGGGGGGATGCTCCGGCTCCGTGCGACCCCTCGCGAGAACGGCGCCCTCGTGACTCCGGGCGATGTGCTCGAGCGCGTCGTCATATGAAGGCACCAGGCAGGCCGACGCAGTGTCTCGAGGGAATCCCCCCTGCTCGAGCATCCGGGCCACCTCTCCCCTCGCGACGACGACGACCGTCCCCGCGCGCATGACGAGGCAGTCACGGAGGTCCAACACGGATTGAAGTCCGGTCGCGTCCATGTAGGGCACCGCGGACAGATCGAGCACGAGGTACTTCGGGAAGGGATGACTGGTGAGCGCCGCGTTGAAGGCGCCAGGAGAGAGGAGATCGAGCGGCCCGCGGACGCGGATGCGCTGGAGCGGCGGTCGCTCGTCCTGCGCGGCGGTGGCCGCGCCCAGGGTTCGGAAGAACGGGCGTCCATCCAGCCGCAGGATGCGCGACTGGATCTCCGTCCGAGGCCGTGCCATCAGGAGCCGCCCGACGCACAGAGCCACGCCCGCGCCCAGCCCGAGCAGGAGATCCACCGAGGCGATGACGGACGCGGTCACCGCGACCGCCGCCACATGGAAGCGATCCTGCTGCCACAGCACGCGCAGTCCCTTCAGATCCAGCAATCGCACGCCGATGACCACGAGGATGCCCGCGAGGGCGGCGATGGGCACGCGAGCGACGAGCTGTCCGGCCACCAGGCACACGACGAGCAACAGGAGCGCATGGATCACCGACGCCGCGCGGGTGCGGGCTCCCGCCTGGATCGAGACCGAGGAGCGGACGATGGCGCCCATCACCGGCATGCCGCCGAAGAGAGAAGAGGCGAGGTTGGCCATGCCCTGGGCCATCAGCTCCTGATCATGATCGGTCTGGTGATTCCCGACGCCTGGGAGCTGATCGATGGCGCTGGCCGACATCATCGAGCCCAGTGACGCGAAGAGGGTGAGAGAGAGGGCATCGGGCAGGAGCGCGCTCCAGTCCACCCCCGCCAGCGAGGGGAATTGGGGCGGAGGCAGTCCCGGGGGCAGGCTTCCCACGCGGGCCAGCTCCGGACCCAACAGTCCGCCGATCACCGTGGCGGCCACGAGCCCGACCAACACCGCCGGCATCCGCCGGCGCAGCCGTGGCAGGCCCACCATGCAGGCGATGACCAGCACGCCGAGGGCGATGCCACCCCACTGCATGGACGAGGCGCCGCCCCCGGTGAGCAGCGAGGAAAGCGAGCCGACCGACTTCGGAAGCCCCAGCAATCTGGGCAGTTGGTTGTTGAGGAGGATCAGCCCGATGCCCGCCATGAACCCGCGGACCACGGGTGCTGGCAGCAGCTTCGCCAGCCGGCCCACGCGCAGCACCCCGAGGAGCATCTGGAGGAGCCCGCAGAGCAGGGTGGCCACGACCATGCCCTGGATTCCATGGCGCTGAACCAGGAGGAGCACGATGGGCACCAGCGCCGCCTCCGGCCCTGTCACCTGCAGGCGCGCGCCTCCCAACAACCCGGCCACGACACCGGCGATCGCGCCGCTGATGAGGCCCACGCTGGCAGGCAGTCCCGAGGCCACCGCGAGTGCGAGATTGAGAGGAAGCGCCACGCACGCCACCGTGATGGCTCCGGAGACATCCTGTCCGAGTGTCCTGGGAGACACCATCTGCTGCCAATCCCGCCACAGCAGGCGCAGGCGATCCGTGGATCCAAACGTGTGATGTTCGAGCATGATGCCCACGCGTCTCTTCACACCGCGTGCCGCACCGCGCGCTCCTCTGGAGAGTCGTGGGGACTCGCCACGCTGTCGGCGGGAGCCGACACCTCTGCTGGTGGGCCGGACCGACACCTGTCCGTTCCAGCCGACGCCGCGGTTGGAGAGTGGACGAGCGGGTTCACTCTTGCGTGAATGCGGGGCG
This is a stretch of genomic DNA from Archangium violaceum. It encodes these proteins:
- a CDS encoding sigma 54-dependent Fis family transcriptional regulator is translated as MSPGALTEGRPESRGPRFRVVVEMGPDARQELPLEGTLLVGTQVEGGLRLSDPTVSRVHLELQARPEGVRVRDVGSRNGTWSLGVRIHEVTVASEARFTLGKTTLLVVPEPSEEGAEPAPRTAFGRALGRSAAMQRLFGVLERAARSSFSVLLLGETGTGKELLAEALHQASPRSDKPFVIVDCGAVVPSLIESELFGHAKGAFTGAHADRQGHLVQAHGGTVFLDEVGELPLELQPKLLRVLESGTVRRVGDNAARDVDVRVVAATHRDLKAEVAAGRFRADLYYRLAVVPVRVPALRERSEDIPLLARHLFEQAGQPDFPFTEALVQRLVGYDWPGNVRELRNFVHRVLAAGDVELPDAARPVSAAVTPAEDLSALTFKEAKERMVEAFTREYLTALLARCGNNISEVARTAGLARSHVHGLLNRYGLKAGD
- a CDS encoding serine/threonine-protein kinase — its product is MAPHKHPSSCATCGLPLPFPGASCTECTAITQHAGEAGGRPPRIPARRPLTPGDVLEGKWRLEELLGAGGMGQVYRARDLALERTVAVKLLHEALCEDPKSVARFEREARAMARLEHPHITPIYAVGQQEGRPFIVMKHLEGMSLARYLRSVPGPLPVSEVLALARQLCTGLDFIHQRGCVHRDIKPGNIFLSPGGHATLLDFGILWEHRGEEATRSGARLGTPSYMAPEQARGEPVDARADQFSLGLVLLEMLTGLPPASTCRLLGEGPRDAARAIREQAPWLSLPLAEVLVRATAPNPEQRHAGALALLAALEAAELAPPAAEPSPTPPPAPVPVGSGRRMRRMSMALLGVASVGALLAAMLASRSTGQLPVAPASSAPGSVSAAATAPASATPSPPRETTPDRDAAAPAVAPASEEPPPAKTTPHRTGAQASLASSAVGSNARQRGARKGQGELRVVTVHEGKTVWANVSVDGQHHGATPVSLELPQGRHSVRVERGGFATEERQVEVSPGRKAVVRIELHE
- a CDS encoding PEGA domain-containing protein codes for the protein MSAPLLVMSLLLSSSAPVEGHRALDAALQALSEGDFESALSRVEAELKRTRDEALVARLHLVRGEVYAALRQYARMEAAFAQALESDPDARLDPERVQPTVVTLFESLRERLRGELAVEVEPSGAELRLDGRPLGQAPWRGPVPIGTHTLDVGPGMTTLQVKVRPGRTEQVRVVLPPVASEGTPLSGLELSAQLRAALGLSPLSGVGMEAGARLAGTYVYGELNATAGRRFGASARLGAQAPELVGPLTFFLSLDAYALGGPVLFGGGLSAGASLPLSTKFDLFAELSGRWLPASSSYGTTHLLGLAGLRFTPGR
- a CDS encoding SulP family inorganic anion transporter; the protein is MLEHHTFGSTDRLRLLWRDWQQMVSPRTLGQDVSGAITVACVALPLNLALAVASGLPASVGLISGAIAGVVAGLLGGARLQVTGPEAALVPIVLLLVQRHGIQGMVVATLLCGLLQMLLGVLRVGRLAKLLPAPVVRGFMAGIGLILLNNQLPRLLGLPKSVGSLSSLLTGGGASSMQWGGIALGVLVIACMVGLPRLRRRMPAVLVGLVAATVIGGLLGPELARVGSLPPGLPPPQFPSLAGVDWSALLPDALSLTLFASLGSMMSASAIDQLPGVGNHQTDHDQELMAQGMANLASSLFGGMPVMGAIVRSSVSIQAGARTRAASVIHALLLLVVCLVAGQLVARVPIAALAGILVVIGVRLLDLKGLRVLWQQDRFHVAAVAVTASVIASVDLLLGLGAGVALCVGRLLMARPRTEIQSRILRLDGRPFFRTLGAATAAQDERPPLQRIRVRGPLDLLSPGAFNAALTSHPFPKYLVLDLSAVPYMDATGLQSVLDLRDCLVMRAGTVVVVARGEVARMLEQGGFPRDTASACLVPSYDDALEHIARSHEGAVLARGRTEPEHPPIGA